One genomic window of Plasmodium coatneyi strain Hackeri chromosome 12, complete sequence includes the following:
- a CDS encoding Guanine-nucleotide-exchange-factor — protein sequence MEYNKSYEKKKMEKMICLRHTYEYNEDYRKTFGIEYLNPEFLHDELTRLNIFTIIKNEIINVLSVIKKHEYNKNLDSSIVDALFILYNSISNLTNSLKEEIDIHEFNNKLDIYHIAPFLNIIRNNNIFYRIKLNALHSLDHILKYNSSYFNEKMYDKNVSRKQESYTSIENDHDGKSNQNSHLNMKELNDAHENSSTKVSEEKHDDSEVLSSKMSEKMPKRRRYHFFSKNYRLTKKFPDKKEDNPDFLINKGNNIINVSIETLLCAPINYNNINHEEIILYDTIILFNNMLCNSIRVVDRKNIIKIICYIFKIYKNNKYSVLFKGNCESILKNIFYIVMNNLTSSTVSANMRSGTSATANANSNVSANEPSNACTNQSGDPSPNVASLPDDELIHDLLTIILILMNSNKNKFVEDLLKTKECIGMYNDLFENEISSDNMECINVLSFRLLNILLETCGYALINKNFDALSNIIRCLFLHITSSSYILMCRSMRTYINIFILYKKHFCIYSEVFINILLSILKKSSSKNVTETALLTLSYFCLENVLFEIYYNHDVNLYASDLLENFIKAVLDLCVNFINNTTIINDVIFKMVKNILHIIMPCLGTCGTAPSVSNNKSGSNVLNDQNNRMGDMGGYTNQLISEFRNDLYSDIFGYVMHSGKIELLKGTSGVRNWREKCEGRRKIQKEKKKKLANEESGGNKSTSSLGHSNETTKEEKKEDEATHPNDSKKNLAKQGEDTENAPEKQETKKSNMNELYSLNFLTSSKDKGYVLLCSILLCEYVKESIKVDYIKNKEHLMRKKKIRKEILKKSATIFNTLKNKSIDELIKMKMIQTEDTFTQVDRGDSILNSLMTDKREHFTVYANQSYDEKAHASREMDAEKLNSDKANGEPHLTASKNSDDSGNVSSKANIPSDPKSAEKGPNSDPSNPHSAMDQSNGDIIKDAVEQFSKDDNCKGTLSSSCDKGGVDNSNVSDEKRESQSHVESSGSRNPSGATDYDTNAGETKPSEIHSDNVNVKNGENDLEAENKKQKRPSNANSVDIAHTGNSGSQNMIERNSVASNAQRNLMEDPHFLKSIAKFLRYNPFLDKEYVGEYISHRKNINILKSYVRLFDFCNLSLLSSLRLFLHCFKLPGEAQLIERILEHFSLCFFYSNPICGDLDRVYHEQGDKVECLLKEEELANTKRYILIDFLNDSSNEGGTSNGSNNQPSETGESKQTDGDATGEDKKGSPNRKKKKKKNSQQSNVQEKINLKKDVDMHDYIHRNVHSMSKKIQQMSEEEVQKKYVIVENSDVIFILTYSIIMLNTDLHNNQVKNKMKLEEFIKNNRGINNGKNIDRIYLENLYNCILHEEIKLFSNTQSTYTNDNQYWKLLEKRKEQYKNYHSFKAKEVYFYKFDINKLLIKNNFIPIFFEIFKRTNDYNMTENCLSIFKMAITNFAYYHDVENINKLCYIFKYINFYLTQKSQSLLYLLFHLIKRCHNLFRDGWVIYINVLCKLITIDLVPIFFYPHMYINNAQFNNDKDSLHRKYKKGNCLETFNINKSITEIYQHPLLIFKKNIKKINKPKWIDEFSSMFFFRHSNNENSNLSIIFRESYSEKLDEDKKKRKKKEKTQEHENKEKTNSTSIINGDIKQTDEANDDDDHDDDEDSDNDDDENDEDNLNHIYVHIKVDPKNADNSSITDSVTIYKRLKLDVYNFFTVNDFYNNMITNLNITSFIYLIKILMIKSSFTKNSEQHNSAQGSRTDQHNSGLRMHIIPNHNFMTNDKNAGIHNTHQSINDSNPVLINADNSFDLFCNTKEKLLTSQMLFHIIYFKINYTYVLYNMICRMERRSAAKMFKEGAAQQTCGKMSSPINSLVEESLSKGTNLSAAKNEHDKKKKKNRYDLTLNNIYDTDNSTNVTSSDSEFSDISNDSFFIRKNDLIAEEGQTYGNSAEQQKGDSPEEHGQAYKDVDEFDKIYSYAHDDDGGSEDAGDEASSDDSVDSSCDERSDAEADCESTHVNGKHNTNTHIASEMMNENINHSGNPGGNPSKCTRTDKEKDFLMDKIKMNLYTKTYIMHLKITVITFEHFFNLLNKFLLINYDSSIFVSIYNSIFKDYQMEDINFVAEEDIANDHKLSYQIYEEKFENIDKKLHYKEEKVTVNDIEKNLFIVKIPKTEEEEDWLFIEHLIMSIINFSYICFSIYKDDKQKMSKKGTSKSSSVHILPDNSNYAQLRQKNGKFFFLCGIYLMYILQFLKKNILYRFIDKIIYMLEKISKNVYVNSCIINIYLHMLQLITPNNILYKNTNDTNISLNDKDIYIYIEKATIYTESINNIINNNNVLLKLNNFNIENIILSLLPYLLYFNNKKEEINAHIASINSECLHIISNIYYKSTYMYMNNSKGTSKPEDTEGSCQNDNYNSSLCKKYQDNISFENIIELKKMYIFLLICFVLSLACSFSSKRTRSEAYIKLQQFLFNENYIFKKVKNPNGDNSASIGNNKGEKNSKQEKCVYRDEKLIDLISNFIILPLITYNYYFPFICKSVHSGEEHKSESKSCINEAQSKEKEDQNVVANAKSNYCKEALLNFNLYNKRNNDIPGKMWKQNEYENCGCIINYKNIETVDQDLNVLTSLFNYANDYYIHTMLHKQYNYYFSYLYAKKLLSYDNVCYRKSMSISFVSHIILSFLHSLLNYAGDGCEHSDEEKNGPHNDNHDEPTNEKNDSTSSDDNGQPNDINLYDLLCLNNDKSCNKIVTKTKCENNCIFYFLKHFYHALLTIKEETNKILNIYKETFIENIKNIIYVSSSYAYCLKDHRVNCFAHIKNGYSFLNEEEKKLLKPYNLEAAEKAENILEGDQEVFKNISKLQVNVRISVVIVYYILYTDNNQNEQFKNIFEELLNVLLTKYSVKSESLENGADPSAEAKTADDQTEQQPENLPNESKESEESAGTAQLDKKEESSDQTAEKENDDANLQTDEQNEEEKE from the coding sequence atggagtaTAACAAAtcttatgaaaaaaaaaaaatggaaaaaatgatatgcTTGAGACACACGTATGAATACAATGAGGATTACAGAAAAACCTTCGGAATAGAATACCTGAACCCAGAATTTCTACATGACGAATTGACAAGATTAAACATATTTACcatcataaaaaatgaaataataaacGTACTGTCGGTTATTAAAAAGCAcgaatataataaaaatctGGACTCCAGCATTGTGGACGCACTATTCATCCTGTATAACAGCATCAGCAATTTGACGAACAGcttgaaggaagaaatagacaTACACGAATTTAATAATAAGCTagatatatatcatatagctccctttttaaatatcaTAAGAAacaataacattttttatagaATAAAACTGAACGCTCTACACTCCTTGGACCACATATTAAAGTATAACAGCAGCTATTTCAATGAAAAGATGtatgataaaaatgtttCTAGAAAACAGGAATCGTACACCTCCATCGAGAACGATCACGATGGGAAGAGTAACCAGAACAGCCACTTAAATATGAAGGAACTGAACGATGCACACGAAAACAGTTCTACCAAAGTGAGTGAAGAAAAGCATGATGATAGCGAGGTGCTATCGTCCAAGATGAGTGAAAAAATGccgaaaagaagaaggtatcattttttttcaaaaaattatagGTTAACCAAAAAATTTCCtgataagaaggaagacaaCCCCGATTTCCTAATAAACAAAGGGAACAACATCATTAACGTGAGCATAGAAACGTTACTCTGTGCACCTATTAACTACAACAATATTAACCATGAAGAAATTATACTCTACGACACCATCATTTTGTTTAATAATATGCTATGTAATTCCATCAGAGTTGTTgacaggaaaaatattataaaaataatttgctacatttttaaaatatacaagaataataaatattccGTCTTGTTTAAAGGGAATTGTGAATCCATCTTGAAAAACATTTTCTACATTGTAATGAATAATCTGACCAGTAGCACGGTCAGCGCAAATATGAGGAGCGGTACCAGTGCTACTGCAAACGCAAATAGTAACGTTAGCGCGAATGAACCTAGCAACGCGTGCACAAACCAATCTGGCGACCCCTCCCCAAATGTTGCAAGCCTCCCAGATGACGAGTTAATACACGATCTGTTAACCATCATTCTAATCCTAATGAACAGCAATAAAAATAAGTTCGTCGAGGATTTATTAAAAACGAAGGAATGCATTGGCATGTATAATGACTTGTTTGAAAATGAAATTTCGAGTGACAATATGGAGTGCATTAATGTCCTCTCCTTCAGATTGCTAAACATTCTTCTAGAAACTTGCGGATATGCCCTGATAAACAAAAACTTTGACGCTCTGTCTAATATAATAAGGTGCCTATTTCTACACATCACCTCATCGTCGTATATCCTCATGTGCAGGTCCATGAGAacttatataaatatttttatcctttataAGAagcatttttgcatttacaGCGAAGtgtttattaatatattattaagcATACTGAAGAAAAGTTCTTCCAAAAACGTCACAGAAACTGCTTTGCTAACCTTGTCCTATTTTTGTCTTGAAAATGTCCTCTTCGAAATATATTACAACCATGACGTTAATTTGTACGCATCCGACCTGCTCGAAAATTTCATAAAAGCCGTCCTTGATTTGTGCGTCAATTTTATTAACAACACAACCATTATAAATGATGTCATTTTTAAGATGGTGAAGAATATTTTGCACATAATAATGCCATGCTTGGGAACTTGCGGCACCGCCCCATCTGTGAGCAACAATAAAAGTGGCAGTAACGTATTGAACGACCAGAACAATCGAATGGGCGATATGGGTGGATACACAAATCAGCTCATTAGTGAATTCAGAAACGACTTATATTCAGATATTTTTGGCTATGTAATGCATTCTGGGAAGATTGAACTACTGAAGGGTACTTCTGGAGTTAGGAACTGGAGAGAGAAGTGtgaagggagaagaaaaatacaaaaagaaaaaaaaaaaaaattagcgaaCGAAGAAAGTGGGGGCAATAAAAGCACATCATCGTTAGGTCACTCTAACGAAACCaccaaggaggaaaaaaaagaagacgaaGCGACTCATCCAAATGATAGTAAGAAAAATCTTGCTAAACAGGGAGAAGACACAGAAAACGCGCCAGAAAAACAGGAAaccaaaaaaagtaacatgAATGAACTGTACTCCCTCAACTTTCTAACATCAAGTAAGGACAAAGGCTACGTCCTCCTTTGCTCCATTTTACTGTGCGAATATGTTAAGGAGTCTATAAAAGTGGactatattaaaaataaggaacatttgatgagaaaaaaaaaaataagaaaagaaattttaaaaaaatcagcaaccatttttaacacactaaaaaataaatcgaTCGATgagttaataaaaatgaaaatgatcCAAACGGAGGACACATTCACTCAAGTGGATAGAGGTGATTCTATTCTCAATTCGCTGATGACAGATAAACGTGAGCATTTCACTGTTTATGCGAATCAGTCCTATGATGAGAAGGCCCATGCCTCCAGAGAGATGGACGCAGAGAAGCTCAACAGTGATAAAGCTAATGGAGAGCCTCATTTGACTGCTTCTAAAAACAGTGACGATAGCGGCAACGTGTCCAGTAAAGCAAATATACCCAGTGACCCGAAAAGTGCAGAGAAGGGACCAAACTCGGATCCCAGCAACCCCCATTCTGCAATGGACCAATCCAATGGTGACATTATAAAAGACGCCGTGGAACAGTTTTCTAAAGATGATAACTGTAAAGGTACACTAAGTAGCAGTTGTGACAAGGGGGGTGTGGATAACAGTAACGTAAGTGACGAGAAGAGGGAATCCCAATCCCACGTCGAATCTTCAGGAAGTCGAAATCCGAGCGGAGCCACGGATTATGACACCAACGCGGGGGAAACAAAACCTTCTGAGATCCATTCTGACAACGTGAACgtcaaaaatggagaaaacgATTTAGAGGCGGAAAACAAGAAGCAGAAAAGACCTAGCAATGCGAACAGCGTGGACATTGCTCATACTGGCAATAGCGGCTCACAAAATATGATAGAACGAAACAGCGTTGCCAGTAACGCCCAAAGGAACCTAATGGAGGACCCACACTTTTTGAAGTCCATAGCCAAGTTTCTCAGATATAACCCATTTCTAGATAAGGAATATGTGGGGGAGTACATTTCTcacaggaaaaatataaatattttgaaGAGCTATGTGAGACTGTTTGACTTTTGCAACTTGTCGTTACTGTCCTCGTTGAGATTGTTCCTGCACTGTTTCAAGTTGCCAGGAGAAGCTCAGCTAATCGAGAGGATATTAGAACATTTcagtttgtgttttttttattcaaatcCAATTTGTGGAGATTTAGATAGAGTTTACCATGAGCAAGGTGACAAAGTTGAATGCTTgctgaaggaggaggagctgGCCAACACGAAGAGGTACATCTTGATAGATTTCCTGAATGATAGCTCGAACGAAGGGGGTACCAGCAACGGTAGTAATAACCAACCAAGTGAGACCGGCGAATCGAAGCAGACAGATGGAGATGCAACGggtgaagataaaaaaggcaGTCccaacaggaagaaaaagaaaaaaaaaaactcacaaCAGAGCaatgtgcaggaaaaaattaatttaaaaaaagacgtCGACATGCATGATTACATTCACAGAAATGTACACTCCATGTCGAAGAAAATACAACAGATGAGCGAAGAGGAAGTGCAGAAGAAGTACGTCATTGTTGAAAATAGCGACGTCATATTTATACTAACTTATTCCATCATTATGTTGAACACAGATCTGCACAACAACCAggtgaagaacaaaatgaagttgGAAgagtttattaaaaataacagaGGAATAAataacggaaaaaatatagataGAATATATTTGGAAAATCTGTACAACTGCATACTGCATGAAGAAATTAAACTGTTCTCCAATACACAGAGCACCTACACAAATGACAACCAATACTGGAAGCTGCtcgaaaagaggaaagagcAGTACAAAAATTATCATTCATTTAAGGCAAAGGAAGTGTACTTTTACAAATTTGACATAAACAAATTGTTAATTAAGAATAACTTCATTCcgattttttttgaaattttcaaaCGTACCAATGATTATAACATGACAGAAAATTGTCTGAGCATATTCAAGATGGCCATAACAAATTTTGCCTACTACCATGATGTAgaaaacataaataaattgtgctatatatttaaatatatcaatttttatttgacGCAAAAATCACAATCGTTATTGTACCTTTTGTTCCATCTCATCAAAAGGTGCCACAATTTGTTTAGAGACGGGTGggtaatatacataaacgTTTTGTGCAAATTAATCACCATAGATTTAGTCcccattttcttttatccccacatgtatataaacaATGCCCAATTTAATAACGACAAAGATTCCCTCCATAGAAAgtacaaaaagggaaactgCTTAGAAACATTTAATATCAATAAAAGCATAACAGAAATTTATCAACATCCACTTTtgatattcaaaaaaaatattaaaaaaattaacaagcCCAAATGGATTGACGAATTTAGTAGTATGTTCTTTTTCAGACATAGCAATAATGAAAATTCCAATTTGTCCATCATATTTAGGGAAAGCTATTCTGAAAAACTCGATgaagataaaaagaaaaggaaaaaaaaagaaaaaacacaggaacatgaaaataaggaaaaaaccAACAGCACGTCTATCATTAATGGGGATATAAAACAAACGGATGAAGCAAACGACGACGACGATCatgacgatgatgaagacagtgataatgatgatgatgagaaTGATGAGGATAACCTCaaccacatatatgtacacatcaAAGTGGACCCAAAAAATGCCGATAACAGCTCCATCACAGACAGTGTCACCATTTATAAAAGGTTAAAATTAGACGTTTACAACTTTTTTACCGTAAACGATTTTTACAATAATATGATTACCAATTTAAACATCACCAGTTTTATATACCTGATCAAAATATTAATGATTAAGAGTTCATTTACCAAGAACAGTGAACAGCACAACAGCGCGCAGGGTAGTAGAACGGATCAGCATAACTCAGGCCTAAGAATGCATATTATACCTAACCACAACTTTATGACAAATGATAAGAACGCTGGCATTCATAACACCCACCAAAGTATTAATGACTCCAACCCAGTTTTAATAAACGCCGATAACTCCTTCGATTTGTTTTGCAacacgaaggaaaaattgctCACGTCGCAGATGCTctttcacattatatattttaaaattaactACACCTATGTGTTGTATAATATGATCTGcagaatggaaagaaggagcGCGGCAAAGATGTTCAAAGAAGGGGCCGCTCAACAAACATGTGGAAAAATGAGCTCTCCAATAAATTCACTTGTGGAAGAATCACTAAGTAAAGGCACTAATCTAAGCGCAGCAAAAAACGAGCAtgacaagaaaaagaagaaaaatcgATATGATCTCACATTGAATAATATTTACGACACAGATAATTCGACGAACGTCACGTCCAGCGACTCAGAATTCAGCGATATATCTAacgattccttttttataagaaAGAATGATCTCATTGCTGAAGAAGGTCAAACCTACGGAAATTCAGCTGAGCAACAAAAGGGGGATTCCCCAGAAGAACATGGCCAGGCGTATAAAGATGTGGACGAGTTTGATAAGATTTACTCGTACGCCCATGATGACGATGGTGGTAGTGAGGACGCCGGTGACGAAGCCAGCTCGGACGACAGTGTCGATTCGAGTTGTGATGAGCGTAGTGACGCGGAAGCGGATTGCGAATCGACCCACGTGAATGGCAAGCACAACACAAATACACACATTGCAAGCGAAATGATGAACGAGAACATAAATCATAGTGGCAACCCGGGTGGAAACCCGAGCAAGTGCACCCGAACAGATAAGGAAAAGGACTTTCTAATGGACAAAATTAAGATGAACCTGTACACAAAAACGTACATCATGCATCTGAAAATTACCGTAATAACGTTTGAGCACTTCTTTAACCTGCTGAATAAATTCCTCCTAATCAACTATGACAGTAGCATCTTCGTGAGCATTTATAACAGCATTTTTAAGGACTACCAAATGGAGGACATAAATTTTGTGGCGGAAGAAGATATCGCGAATGATCACAAATTGTCGTACCAGATCTATGAGGAGAAGTTCGAAAATATCGACAAAAAGTTACATtacaaggaggaaaaagtaacCGTAAATgatatagaaaaaaacttGTTTATTGTAAAAATTCCCAAgacggaggaagaagaggactGGCTATTCATTGAGCATCTCATCATGAGCATCATCAATTTCTCGTACATTTGTTTTAGTATATACAAAGACGACAAGcagaaaatgagcaaaaagggaacaagCAAATCGAGCAGTGTGCACATCCTCCCAGACAACAGTAACTATGCACAACTTAGACAAAAAAACggcaaatttttcttcctctgtggAATATACcttatgtacattttacaGTTCCTGAAGAAGAACATTCTCTATCGGTTCATCGACAAAATAATTTACATGCTGGAAAAAATCTCGAAAAACGTTTATGTAAACAGCTgcattattaatatatatctGCACATGTTACAGCTCATCACGCCGAACAATATTCTGTACAAAAATACAAACGACACAAACATTTCGCTGAATGATAAGGATATTTACATTTACATTGAAAAGGCAACCATCTACACGGAAAGTATTAACAACATTAttaacaataataatgtgctgctaaaattgaacaattttaatattgaaaatattattctgTCGCTTCTCCCATATTTGctatattttaataacaagaaggaagaaattaatgCACATATCGCGTCCATTAATTCGGAGTGCCTTCACATTATTTCcaacatatattataaaagtacgtacatgtatatgaACAACTCGAAGGGAACAAGCAAGCCGGAAGACACGGAAGGATCTTGCCAAAATGATAACTATAACTCCAGTTTGTGCAAAAAGTACCAGGACAATATCTCATTTGAGAATATCATcgagttgaaaaaaatgtacatttttctgCTCATCTGTTTTGTTCTCTCTCTGGCCTGCTCCTTCAGCTCCAAAAGAACCAGAAGTGAAGCCTACATAAAGCTGCAGCAGTTTCTGTTTAATgagaattatatttttaaaaaggtgaaaaatcCCAATGGGGACAACTCAGCCAGTATTGGCAataacaaaggggaaaaaaattccaaacaGGAAAAGTGCGTATATAGGGATGAAAAGTTGATAGACTTGATAAGCAACTTTATCATCCTGCCGCTTATCACGTACAATTATTACTTTCCCTTTATATGCAAAAGTGTTCATTCGGGCGAGGAGCATAAAAGTGAATCAAAAAGTTGCATAAACGAAGCACAATCtaaagagaaggaggacCAAAACGTCGTTGCCAATGCGAAGAGCAACTACTGCAAGGAAGCCCTGCTCAACTTCAATCTGTAcaacaaaaggaacaacgACATACCGGGCAAAATGTGGAAACAAAACGAATACGAAAACTGCGGATGCATTATTAATTACAAAAACATAGAGACGGTAGATCAGGACCTGAACGTGCTAACCAGTCTGTTCAACTATGCCAATGATTACTACATACACACCATGCTACATAAGCAGTACAATTACTACTTCAGCTACTTGTACGCCAAGAAATTACTAAGCTATGACAACGTCTGCTACAGGAAAAGCATGAGCATAAGCTTCGTGAGTCATATCATTCTGTCGTTCCTGCATTCGTTACTGAATTACGCGGGGGATGGATGCGAACACAgcgatgaagaaaaaaacgggcCCCATAACGACAACCATGACGAACCCACTAACGAGAAGAATGATTCGACCTCATCAGATGATAACGGACAACCGAATGACATAAACCTCTATGATCTGCTCTGCCTAAATAATGACAAATCGTGCAATAAAATTGTCACCAAAAcgaaatgtgaaaataattgcattttctacttcttaaaacatttttaccaCGCACTGTTAACcattaaggaagaaacgaataaaattttaaatatttacaaaGAGACCTTTATCGAgaacattaaaaatattatctACGTCTCATCGTCCTATGCGTACTGCTTGAAGGATCATCGTGTCAACTGTTTTgcgcatataaaaaatggctactCTTTCCTaaatgaggaggagaagaagctgCTAAAACCGTACAATCTGGAAGCTGCAGAAAAGGCAGAAAATATCCTCGAGGGCGATCAggaagtttttaaaaatatatcgaAATTGCAAGTCAACGTGAGGATTAGTGTCGTCATCGTTTACTACATTCTCTACACAGATAACAATCAAAATGagcaatttaaaaatatcttcGAGGAGTTACTAAATGTTTTGCTAACCAAGTATAGCGTTAAGTCGGAGTCACTAGAAAATGGAGCAGATCCCAGCGCTGAAGCGAAAACGGCAGATGATCAAACGGAACAGCAGCCGGAAAATTTACCCAATGAATCCAAGGAGAGCGAAGAAAGTGCAGGAACGGCGCAGTtggataaaaaggaagaatcgTCTGACCAAACggctgaaaaggaaaacgatgATGCAAATCTACAGACGGACGAACaaaatgaggaggagaaggagtaA